Proteins encoded in a region of the Mercenaria mercenaria strain notata chromosome 1, MADL_Memer_1, whole genome shotgun sequence genome:
- the LOC128556857 gene encoding UDP-GalNAc:beta-1,3-N-acetylgalactosaminyltransferase 1-like, with amino-acid sequence MQPGLLQLINPAEPKYPYDVHYIKEDEAFCSSVTNLTFLVIVLSSTTNFNRRQTLRKTWANESLYTSYGTLKIVSLLGITDKAKVQKQIDEEFNLYGDTVQGAFLDTYENLTHKSTMGFKWATERCRNAKYIIKTDDDVVINMFELFQNNKLSESENKTHVLCHRQSTRVLRDESEKWFVDHYQFKGMSRLPPYCGGLFVMILNEVVPYLYESVSKTPFFWLPLLLVYIARFSLDACIYSKKDQSVYTGCPEWHVYLARMVCILMTLKMACLYITGTKFACLYPKDIHRGLYEKPRLPVDIPKISIVAFSIPLDTLGAQSLYQVYH; translated from the exons ATGCAACCTGGATTATTACAACTTATCAATCCAGCTGAACCAAAATATCCTTACGATGTCCATTATATTAAAGAAGATGAGGCATTTTGTTCCTCAGTTACAAATCTTACTTTCTTAGTCATTGTGTTATCATCTACAACAAACTTTAACAGAAGGCAAACATTGAGAAAAACCTGGGCAAACGAATCCTTATATACTTCGTACGGAACACTGAAGATTGTATCTCTTCTAGGAATCACCGATAAAGCCAAAGTCCAGAAACAAATTGATGAAGAATTTAATCTCTATGGTGATACGGTTCAAGGAGCTTTTCTAGATACTTATGAAAATCTGACACATAAATCAACAATGGGATTTAAATGGGCAACTGAAAGATGCagaaatgcaaaatatattataaaaacagATGACGATGTAGTGATCAATATGTTTGAgctttttcaaaacaataaactaaGCGAATCCGAAAACAAAACTCATGTGCTCTGCCATCGTCAATCGACTAGGGTTTTAAGAGATGAAAGCGAAAAATGGTTTGTCGACCATTACCAGTTTAAGGGAATGAGTAGATTACCTCCATATTGCGGGGGTCTTTTTGTGATGATTTTAAATGAAGTGGTTCCATATCTCTACGAGTCTGTTTCGAAGACACCATTCTTTTG GTTACCATTGTTGCTTGTATATATAGCCAGGTTTTCCCTAGATGCCTGTATCTATAGCAAGAAGGACcagtctgtatacacaggatgCCCAGAGTGGCATGTCTATTTAGCCCGGATGGTGTGTATACTAATGACACTAAAAATGGCCTGCCTATATATCACTGGTACAAAGTTTGCCTGTCTGTATCCTAAGGATATCCATAGAGGCCTGTATGAAAAGCCAAGATTGCCTGTCGATATACCTAAGATATCCATAGTTGCCTTCTCTATACCTCTAGATACATTGGGTGCCCAGTCATTATACCAAGTATACCATTGA
- the LOC128556996 gene encoding uncharacterized protein LOC128556996, whose protein sequence is MTLPQLELMAAVVGARLVQHVQESLNISDVICWSDSQIVLHWLSTLKRFVQNRVKEMQTLIKYYPWYYCPTYDNLSDLLTRGIPADQLLQNNLWNSGPSWIQNQYNWPVWKRTENQMQTTTKTQTTFSDISLPSDTTKISVVCSIKCSTNEGIHQVINIEKYNKYFKLLRVTAYILRFISNCRNTQTKLTDELTTAEFENAEIRWLKCCQESTYPDEMSSLKSNTTKNPLVKQLPLFVDKNGIIRCEGRIHNAPLSDVTKFPYLLPNRHPLTRLIVLDTHENQLQERTLLLPI, encoded by the coding sequence ATGACATTACCACAGCTCGAACTTATGGCCGCAGTTGTCGGCGCCAGATTAGTTCAACACGTACAAGAATCCTTGAACATTTCCGACGTCATCTGCTGGTCCGATAGCCAGATTGTGCTTCATTGGTTATCAACACTGAAACGGTTCGTGCagaacagagtgaaagaaatgcAAACACTTATCAAATATTATCCATGGTACTACTGTCCAACATATGATAATCTTTCAGACCTTCTAACTCGTGGTATTCCTGCTGACCAGCTCTTACAGAACAATCTATGGAACAGTGGGCCGTCATGGATACAAAACCAGTACAACTGGCCTGTTTGGAAACGAACAGAGAATCAAATGCAGACGACAACAAAAACGCAGACAACATTTTCGGATATCTCGTTGCCCTCCGATACCACGAAGATAAGCGTAGTATGCAGTATAAAGTGTAGCACAAATGAAGGCATCCATCAAGTAATCAACATAGAGAAATACAACAAATACTTCAAACTGTTACGTGTAACTGCCTACATATTACGATTCATAAGCAATTGCCGAAATACACAGACAAAACTTACCGATGAATTAACGACAGCAGAATTCGAAAATGCAGAGATAAGGTGGCTAAAATGTTGCCAAGAAAGTACTTATCCAGATGAGATGTCCAGTTTGAAGTCCAATACTACCAAAAATCCACTTGTCAAACAATTGCCTTTATTTGTAGATAAAAACGGTATTATTCGTTGTGAAGGGCGTATACATAACGCACCATTATCCGACGTCACCAAATTCCCCTATTTGTTACCGAATAGACATCCACTTACACGCCTGATTGTACTAGACACACATGAGAACCAGTTACAGGAACGAACGCTACTGCTACCCATTTAA